In Lactuca sativa cultivar Salinas chromosome 5, Lsat_Salinas_v11, whole genome shotgun sequence, the DNA window ATTTCAGGTGTCACCTGCATTACATTAACATCAGtactttataaaaatattacaaaaCTAGTCCTTGTACTTTCTGATTTTTACCTTGTTTACTTTAAAAACAAACATTTACACTTACCAGTTTATGTCTCTGCTTCTTGACAAGATAATTAATGTCATCCTTTTGCTCCTTTGTGAGTTCATGTTTATACCTTTGCATAAATGCAAGAAGTGACTGATGCCAAATTACAGGCATGTCCCTGGAATCTTCACAAAATCTCATAAAATGTGCAACCATTGCATCAATAACTCTATATGGCAAAGCATATTTCTTCTCAACTAATATCTTTATAAAATAACTGCATCACAAAACCACTAACTTAACTCTTACTTCATAACATGTGTAATTCTTgaaactaaaaattaaaaaaaatatacctTGTTGTGCCACCATATTCCATTTCTGCAAGTTTCATTAGAGCAGCACTGCAAGTTGACATCAGAATTTGGTTATATTTCCCTTCAAGTAACAATACATTTCTTTACTGATAATAGCAATACAATATAATACCTGGAATGAAGTGGTGGAATTGAGACCTTTTGAAGAATACTTCCAATAATAACAGCTTCTCTCAAATTACAAGTCCTGGACTGCATAAAAGACACAAAAAGactttgatgattttgggatctGGTTAAAAGTAAAACTATCAAGTTTTGATTAATTCATACATACAGCACATAGTGGGAACAAGATTCCTTTATGGAAGGCAGATGGTTTGTATACAGACTTTTTCAAAGCTTGATATAATGCAAAATGAAGTTTCTTGTTCTTGCGTATATCTTGTCTGATACGTGGAAGTAAAACAAATTTGTAAAACTTTGTCACTTTATTTGAACTCATATTGGAAGCAAGTATTCTGGTGGCTTGATAAACTGCATTTGGTGACCATTTTTCTGGTTCTGTCAAGTATAAAAGTTCCTCCCAGTTTTGTTTTGCTGGTATGCTTTTGAAGGCCAATGGGAGTTTTCCTGAGGTATATTTCTTGAAAATCTCTCCAACACTGCAATGCATTACACAAGGGGTTTATAACTTGACTGAATAGAAATTTTAAAGATCAAAGAATGAATAAGTATGAAACCTCTTGTATATTTCTATGATGGAATCATCCAATTTAGGCGATGGTTGAAGTACTGCAGATAAACCTATAGAAAAAAAAGATTAGACCTTGAATACAAGCATAATCTGATCATAATATCAGAAAGATGGAGAAGGACTGTAATTGTAATCAACACAATCAATGGTGGAAAAGCAAGTAAAACATATGAACCTGGAGGCATTTGATCTTTTTGTTTGATCTTTCTCAATATGACATCAGCCAATGTTTGCTGAGGACCAGCATCTTTGGAGAAGAAGGCTTCGAGTAACTTCTCTTCATCCTCGTTAATTTCTTCCTGTGTTTTCGTTAAATTCTCAATTACATGGGTTTCATGAGCTAAACAAGATGACAAATTGGACAATATGAAAGGAAACCTCATAACCGCCAAATTGACTGTGATTATCAGAGAATCCAGCAAAGTTGTCAACATCATCGTCTTCGTCTACTTGAGTCTGAGTAACAGGTTCTTCCGGGAAAACAATGTTATCAGGGTTTTCGGCATCTGCCTCGTCCTGAATCTCCTTTTGCTGAAGCAAAGCCTCCTTCAAAATTTTGGAGCTCATGCCCGCCGATATAAGCTGCAGTATACAGATagtttatgaaaaactaatttcATAATAGCATCTGATAACTATATACATATATGCAATCATTAGATTGAGAGAAGATAAGAAAGTTTGTTCAGAATGATACCTTTTCTTCGCTCTGATGCTGTTTAGCGGGTTTGGTGCGCTTCTTGGAGACAGATTTGTTGGTGTCATCCGATAAGAAAGGTTCTGGATTTTGATGTCTCTCTCGTTTTTTCGCCATTGATGATCGAGAAAATTGACAACAGATGCTGGTACTGCTTTCTTCGCCGCTTCAAAGTTCAAACACCCTAGCAAAACCCTAACCCTTGGTATGAGGCGTTAATAGTTAACAGAATCTTCTGGCTTTAAATAACAAATGAGTAAATTGCAAAAATGGGACCTTTGGTTTACAAAAACGTGCAGGTTGGGTCCATCATTTTTTGAGGCGCATGACTGAACCAAAATACAATTTTCTCGTGGTTTATGTCCTTACTTTGGTCTGCTTTTTCTCATTAAGTCCCACACTTGCTCCCTATGtgagggcattttcgtcattttagGTTGGAAACTGTAACGCCTGTTCCAGGTATTATTTAATTTTctaagtttttagggttttgtgttAGGACTCGACGAGCTAGGGagcccaactcgatgagtagagatcGATTTTGGACGCGGGACTTAGGGTCTACTCAACGAGTAGACActgtaaaggaaaaccctaattttcagggattTGTACCTTATTTAAGGAACTTATGgatcatttgtggcctccctcgtCGTCCTATCTATccagaatgaaaccctagccgCGTTTTGGTGctttcttgagtgtgtgtgtgtgtgtgagtgagagCTTTGGAGAGTGAATCTTGTGCTTTTTAGATGGAAACTTGAAGGTTGAAGAGATTGAAGTGAGGAGAGGGCTTTGGATCCGGCATCTACCTGTTGTTAGCAtccatttagaggtaaaaagcttctaccTTGATCTCTATTTGCTTAGATCTTATCTTATGGAAGAATATGGTCACTTTTGGTGCAAAAAGGGTGCCATACTTGGATTTGGACTTATCATgaggatatggttccagatctaGACACCTCTAGGTCTTCAATGACATAAAGTTGCTCCCTTTACCTAGTCTAGGCCCTTTTCCACGTCCTAAGTATTGTAAGAACCCTAGCTTTAGTGTTTTATCCATTTGAAGCCATGTATGCACGTAAAgtctgcaactttacgtggtattccCGTCTTAAGGGACTGGATCTGTAGTTTTGAGGTTTGGATTCGACTGGAATGGCTGATTATGTTAAGAcaaaggaaaactcgacgagttaccctggcgactcagcgagttggagtgGGCTTCCTATTTTTGGTCTGCAGAgtaaactcagcgagttgataagataaatcgacgagttggatcgggttCTCCCCTGTTTTCAATATGACGAGTAACTCAACGaattgatgagacaactcggcgagttggttagggttttccccggtTTTCTGgactctgaaggaactcgacaagttactagatgcacttgacgagttgggggtcaacatggattgttgacttacACTTTGatcagggttgaccaagtttgacttttgagggtaattatggtatttcaggattttgacaagttaatcacatgatgGTTTAGGTTGTTGAGTTGGATTCGCACATTGGGATTTATTTGATTCAGTCTTATCGGTTCAGCattcttgagaggtgagtctcctcaccataccaatgggtcgaaggcaccaagaccgGCCCCATTTTGTGATGGGGGATCATTCCAATATCGgtaattcagcaacacgaagcccccAAAGTTTGATGGGGTCAAGGACCCAATTGTGGCGATGAGGTGGTTGTCTGATATGGAGGGATGCTTTTTCACATGTTCGTGTCCGGATGAATAGAAGGTCAAGTGTGCCATGAACCTTCTTCGGttaggggcgaaggattggtggaggttagCAACTAATACTTATTCTCCTGCGGATAATGTTGTAGTGACTTGGGAGTTGTTATCCGAGATGTTCCATATTATGTATGTTCCCttggtagagagagagagggggggggtcAAGATCATCTCTCTTTAAGACAGACGACAAAGGCAGTGATGGAGATCACATGATTTTTACTGAGAGGGTTCTTTTCTGTCTTGAGTATGCTTCATCGGAGTTGGCTCAGATGTCACAATACTTTAGCATGCTCAAGACCCAGATTCTGGAGTTTGTGTCTACCCATCGATACAATACCCTCGCCAAGCTTTAGGATGTCATGAGGAGGCAAGAGATTGAGATGGAGACCCAGACGAGGGAGTAGTGTAAGGCTCTGGTTCAGTCCCAACCTACAGCAAAGCGGTTCAAGCCCGATGATTCACGATCAGGAGTTCAAAGGGGACGCACTTGTgcaagtgcggcaaggttcatgAGGGTGTTTGTCGATTTTCTTTGGGGTGCCACAATATGGCAGGGAGGGCCATATTACTAGGGATTATCGTCAGTAGGCCCCAGTACCGAGCACTAGGATTTTCTATcactgtgatcaggttggccatatGAAGGCCAACTGTTCCTTACTCGCAGCGAGACCGATACAGGCTCCAACaccagctactttgaggatcacagatggacgCCAGGGCAGGGCCGAGCCCCAAGGGCTCGAGTCTGTTTGTTCCAGCTCATAGCAAAGGAGGCCAGGGTGGCAACGGACgttgttactggtatgttttcatttattattctattaaattattttttggtatgcttatgtttatgattctgctgggtaccttcttagtgaattccttgcatgctcttgtgctttttgactcgggtgtgagtcacTCCTTTGTGTCTCGATCCTTCAGTAGGAGTTTTGATATGCCTCTTGGAGAGTTGGAGCGCACGTTGTGAGTTTCCATCGCCAACGAGCATGGGGTTTTTGCATCGAGCGTTTTCAGGGTTGCgttttggagatttttggggtgtcttACACGATTGATCTGATCCCTATTCCCATGGGGGTGTTTGTGTGATAGTAaagatggactggttgagcagctttagggatgagcatatggacagGGGAACCAGCCGGAACCGGTCCCAGAatcggaacccgatggaaccggtcgggccgggaccgatACTATAATTTCGTCAATTTTTGCAACCGGGACCCGGTAAGAACCGGTCGTTGGAACCGGCCCAAAACCGGGAACCGGACATGATAACTCACTCAAAATTTGAAAGTTGCATAACTCactcaatttaactttttttgacctgaatctttttcctacatgtagattaTGATTCGTAgttaagtttagactataaaaacacttgatttggttaaaaattgaatgagttacaagccccgcaAGGAAGGGTGCCAAATCAgaatttttttatgtttcaacaattaAATGTAATCTGACTTTGTTATTCAAATGTGCATAACTCACtcaatttaacttgttttgaGCCTTACGTTCTGTTGTAAGTTCTCACGCATCAACTTCTTATGTTTTGGTACCAAATAAactaatcattttttttaaactcTACTGTGATATTGCATAAATTAATAAATGTTTCtacaaaaaaacataaattattttaaataagaaATCCAAAACACCCATTAATTCAAATTTTTGTACACTGTTCGCTAGGTCATCAAGAGGGAACACGACCCCCGCCCTGTGGTCTTCCTTGCGGTTTGGCCGCATGCGGCTAGAAACTGCCACACTCCCTCTCTCTTATTTACTCTTCTTTCTCCTATCTCAATGCTTTGAATGGTCAAAAAATTTAAGAATCATTTTTCCCCATTTTATCCTATAAATAAAACCTCACAGCCCTTATGTTTATTAAAACTAAATCTAATTCTTCTATCTTTCTATATCTATTTCTCTCAAAATCACTAGAAAATGTCGCTATATTCGTCTTCTAAAGAATTTCAAGTTATGCTTGAAGTTGTTGCCGGGGCTGCTAAAATGGTGTAACAAACATATAACACATTTATGAAATGACGAAGCCAAAAGTTCACAACAGATGTCATGAAGATATATCCACAGAGACTGTAAATCTACCTATAAAAGTTTGATGCAAGAATACTTTGACGAGCATGACAACTTTCAAGGCTACTATTTTCGAAGGTGGTTCAAAATGTTCAAACCTTTATATGAACGTATAGTCGAAGATTTGATGAGAGAGTGTAGTTATTTCCTACAACGTTTCTATGTTAGAGGTACATTCCGCTTCACTCCCCTACAAAAGCACACAACCGCACTTCATCATATAACATATGACATCCATGCCGATGCATTTGATGAGAGTTTTAGGATGTCTGCTAGGATCACATGAGATAGTCTCCATTATTTTTGCAAACATGTGATTGAGATCTACGGTCAAAAATATTTACGTAAGCCTACACACAATGACATCTTGCAATTGCAAGCTCATCATACTAGCGTACATAGATTTCCTAGAATGATAGGAAATTTATATTGCCTCTATTGGGCATGTGAAAATTGCCCTACCACACACTATGTTCAATTTACACAAGGTGATCATGGTAACACAACGATCATACTTGAAGCGGTGGCGTCACATGATCAGTAGATTTGACATGCCTTTTTTGGTTCTCCCAATTCAATTATTGACATCAACATTCTTAATCTTTCACTAATATTCAACAACATGATgagttttataggttacaaaattaATGTGCTTATGTAATTTCACTTAACACTTAAGGGTTACATACTTAACAAACCACTTTGATCCCTTGTAGTTGTTGGGCTTGGAAAGCTTAGCACCAAAatgatgatgcctctaatggctcgcaCCCAAACCCTAGAACTAGAAGACAAGTAAGAAGAGAGGAGGATAAAGAAATTTCGTTCCCAAGCCTTATGGGAAGAGCATGAACGAAATTTGGCTCCCAAGGGTTCCTATTTATAATTTAGGTAGCTTGTAGGCAAAGCTAAATTTGATCTGAtcaaataatagatttaatcctaGTTAAAATTCTTTCTTTATATACAACCAGGAGGCTTCCAGAAACCCTATAAGAGTTCCCAAAACCCTCCATGCTTGGATGGTTCTAGAGTtgactcttttgttcaactattaaacaattacaattcaccatttgcacctttaattaattcaaacTAATCCcgaattaattccagattaattatGATCATTAATTAATAAATTCTAATTGATATCacgttaatttattaatcatataaaataacaaattaattatttaacaattgatctcatattgatttattaatcacataataaaccAAACAAATCAACTTTCTATTtcgaaataatatattaatcacataatatattaacaaatcatttattacaACTTATTAAttatacaatatattaataaatttatcATCTCTCGATAAATATCATTCTAACCAAGTTCTAGTTATGAAGGTAACCCACAAAGGGATTTGCTTCTGATTACAAGAATATAACAATTTAGTTATGAGTTTAGACACCTTAatcaaacagtctcccacttggataggtctataactacaattgcaagtataaccTTGAACTAGATAGCAAAAAGTGTTTTCCAAAGTCGTTGTCGACCTATAACTCAAATCAAACGTTGACCTTAAGATAAGTAATCAGCTATTCATTCGTTCTACGAGATATTGTATGAACATAGTGATGGATTAGATCATCAACCTCATGTTCATTTGTTTGTTTTCATAATTTCCTAATTTGTGATCAGATTCATACTACAAAATTGAATACATCATTTCAACCCGACTAGGCATGGTTCTTACAGATCAACTCAAATCactgaggggcccacatatatcgtttTTCCTATTACGGAAAAgggaatgaataaactttgactacataattGTAATCTTTACTTATCAAATCATACGTGACACTATGTTTATAACATCAAATTGCTGATGTGTTTACATAATACTAACGCACGactgacttgtaaattacaacttatgTATCTCCGTTTAAAGAATATAATACATTATCGTCTTAGTATTACTTGTGATTAAATTCATGAAGTAATTTATAAGTgtaggtttatccaatacttaaaatccctgttttcaaagtactcatgaatattacaGTAATCCCATGCAATGTATAATATCTACGGACAATCTAcaatcgattcatgacagtcttaattcactacttacttccaaaagtatgaacgactgtggaatttgaataatatttaaattactcatggaagtaaaacatgcaaagtgaaacaccataataaattaattaactatgaAATCAAACCAATTGATTataaataaatctctattatttaatcaccataacaatTACAAATTTATTCATCATATAATGTTTCGAGCAATctactaaccacttgaattaaataacatcattcatgccatgttatgaacatgcatattatgcctctcta includes these proteins:
- the LOC111890762 gene encoding bystin → MAKKRERHQNPEPFLSDDTNKSVSKKRTKPAKQHQSEEKLISAGMSSKILKEALLQQKEIQDEADAENPDNIVFPEEPVTQTQVDEDDDVDNFAGFSDNHSQFGGYEEEINEDEEKLLEAFFSKDAGPQQTLADVILRKIKQKDQMPPGLSAVLQPSPKLDDSIIEIYKSVGEIFKKYTSGKLPLAFKSIPAKQNWEELLYLTEPEKWSPNAVYQATRILASNMSSNKVTKFYKFVLLPRIRQDIRKNKKLHFALYQALKKSVYKPSAFHKGILFPLCASRTCNLREAVIIGSILQKVSIPPLHSSAALMKLAEMEYGGTTSYFIKILVEKKYALPYRVIDAMVAHFMRFCEDSRDMPVIWHQSLLAFMQRYKHELTKEQKDDINYLVKKQRHKLVTPEILRELNNSRIRGEKEDDLMSLSSPVSVMNKTIEEDRFDIPDVPMEED